One window of the Roseovarius sp. THAF9 genome contains the following:
- a CDS encoding lytic transglycosylase gives MSRRLRTILGMVALATLNACGGGPSGPPPDNLENACAIVAQKPHYLRAFKATERRWGVPVPVQMATIYQESKFDGEARTPFRWTLGVIPMGRQSSAYGYSQALDGTWEEYLNDGNRAARRNDIRDATDFMGWYMAQSNQRLGIPMHDARNHYLAYHEGRTGYSRGSYNAKPWLLRVSGEVGERAVVYDQQLRACGRR, from the coding sequence ATGAGCAGACGTCTTCGCACGATCCTTGGAATGGTGGCCTTGGCCACTCTGAACGCCTGTGGTGGCGGCCCCAGCGGCCCGCCGCCCGACAATCTGGAAAATGCCTGCGCCATCGTGGCGCAGAAACCGCACTACCTGCGGGCCTTCAAGGCGACCGAGCGTCGTTGGGGCGTGCCCGTGCCGGTTCAGATGGCCACGATCTACCAGGAAAGCAAGTTCGACGGCGAGGCGCGCACGCCCTTCCGCTGGACGCTCGGGGTGATTCCCATGGGCCGCCAAAGTTCCGCCTACGGCTACAGCCAAGCGCTGGACGGCACGTGGGAGGAATATCTGAACGACGGCAACCGCGCCGCGCGGCGCAACGACATCCGGGATGCGACCGACTTCATGGGCTGGTACATGGCGCAGTCGAACCAGCGCTTGGGCATTCCGATGCACGACGCGCGCAATCACTACCTTGCCTATCACGAGGGGCGCACCGGCTATAGCCGCGGCAGCTACAACGCCAAACCTTGGCTGTTGCGGGTCTCGGGCGAGGTCGGCGAGCGCGCCGTCGTCTACGATCAACAATTGCGGGCCTGCGGGCGGCGCTAA
- a CDS encoding DNA translocase FtsK, with the protein MAYQTRGRDPLLDSSMAEAIEKRGKELLGLALLALGFAAAMMIASYHPDDPSWMAATDEPVQNMLGRMGASIAAPLFMIVGWGAWGLAIVLGAWGVRFALHRGQDRAIGRLIYAPIWIALLAMYASSLEPSAAWSASHSFGYGGLFGEMALGTVLGFLPISATFGLKLLSLLLAAGMVTLGAFILGFSRLELSQIARFLVVGTIMTYATLRALLARGGGIAAGAAKTAQARAAERRDRRMQERAEADEMARAEAAVPEPRVHRAEPAMVASAPQQAHAASVAHAAPDYDMSPAPEKTGGLLSRMPSLMRRPEREPEPELIEASEMPDMPAPSGDRVTAKIADVIKSRVRQNPAVQVESVAPLTRGRGRGPDPLILNTAPQNTVRAEPPLTAGQAVPGVAPTHAPMQEMVEAAPEDEVIEDGYGAYDAYQAESEVPVYSRAATPAEVPATEPKKVVQHPPRRAPQPSTRAQAEAQPKLQFEEKPQVEYELPPLSLLTNPVNIQRHHLSDEALEENARMLETVLDDYGVKGEIVSVRPGPVVTMYELEPAPGLKASRVIGLADDIARSMSALSARVSTVPGRSVIGIELPNDNREMVSFREILSSRDYGDGNQKLPLALGKDIGGDPMVANLAKMPHLLIAGTTGSGKSVAINTMILSLLYKLTPEDLRMVMIDPKMLELSVYDGIPHLLSPVVTDPKKAVVALKWVVAEMEDRYRKMSKMGVRNIDGYNSRVADALAKGEMFSRTVQTGFDDDTGEPVFETEEFAPEKMPFIVVIVDEMADLMMVAGKEIEACIQRLAQMARASGIHLIMATQRPSVDVITGTIKANFPTRISFQVTSKIDSRTILGEMGAEQLLGMGDMLYMAGGGKITRSHGPFVSDEEVEEVVNHLKAFGPPVYVGGVQDGPEDDKADKIDAVLGLSTGGNTDGEDALYDQAVQIAITDRKCSTSYIQRKLAIGYNKAARLVEQMEEEGVVSSANHVGKREILVPEQ; encoded by the coding sequence ATGGCATATCAGACGCGCGGACGTGACCCGCTGTTGGACAGCTCGATGGCAGAGGCGATCGAGAAGCGAGGCAAGGAACTTCTGGGACTGGCCCTGCTGGCACTGGGCTTTGCCGCCGCGATGATGATCGCATCCTATCACCCTGACGACCCCAGCTGGATGGCCGCAACCGACGAGCCGGTGCAGAACATGCTGGGCCGCATGGGCGCGTCGATTGCCGCGCCGCTTTTCATGATCGTGGGATGGGGGGCGTGGGGCCTGGCAATTGTCCTGGGAGCGTGGGGTGTGCGTTTTGCCCTGCACCGCGGTCAGGACCGGGCGATTGGCCGGTTGATCTATGCGCCGATCTGGATCGCGCTTCTGGCGATGTATGCCTCGTCGCTGGAGCCGAGCGCGGCATGGTCGGCCTCGCACAGCTTTGGTTATGGCGGGCTGTTCGGGGAGATGGCGCTGGGCACCGTGTTGGGTTTCCTGCCGATCAGCGCGACCTTCGGGCTGAAGCTGTTGTCGCTGCTCTTGGCAGCCGGGATGGTGACGCTGGGCGCGTTCATCCTTGGGTTCAGCCGGTTGGAGCTGTCGCAGATCGCACGGTTCCTGGTGGTGGGCACGATCATGACCTATGCCACGCTGCGTGCCCTGCTGGCTCGTGGCGGCGGGATCGCGGCAGGGGCCGCGAAGACGGCGCAAGCCCGCGCCGCCGAGCGCCGGGACCGCCGGATGCAGGAGCGCGCCGAGGCCGACGAGATGGCCCGGGCCGAGGCCGCTGTGCCGGAGCCGCGCGTGCACCGGGCCGAGCCGGCGATGGTCGCGAGTGCCCCGCAGCAGGCCCATGCTGCATCGGTCGCGCACGCCGCGCCGGATTATGACATGAGCCCCGCGCCGGAAAAGACCGGCGGGCTGCTGTCGCGGATGCCGTCGCTGATGCGCCGCCCCGAGCGTGAGCCCGAGCCGGAACTGATCGAGGCGTCGGAAATGCCCGACATGCCCGCCCCCAGTGGTGACCGCGTCACCGCCAAGATCGCTGACGTGATCAAGAGCCGGGTGCGCCAGAACCCCGCCGTACAGGTCGAGTCGGTGGCGCCGCTGACCCGTGGCCGGGGCCGTGGGCCGGACCCGCTGATCCTGAACACCGCGCCGCAAAACACGGTGCGGGCCGAGCCGCCGCTGACCGCCGGGCAGGCTGTGCCGGGCGTCGCGCCGACCCATGCACCGATGCAGGAGATGGTCGAGGCCGCGCCCGAGGACGAGGTGATCGAAGATGGCTATGGCGCCTATGACGCATATCAGGCAGAGTCGGAGGTTCCGGTCTACTCGCGCGCCGCAACGCCCGCGGAAGTGCCCGCGACCGAGCCGAAGAAGGTCGTGCAGCACCCGCCGCGCCGTGCGCCGCAACCGTCCACCCGGGCGCAGGCCGAGGCGCAGCCCAAGCTGCAATTCGAGGAAAAGCCGCAGGTCGAGTACGAGTTGCCGCCGCTGAGCCTGTTGACCAATCCGGTCAACATCCAGCGTCATCACCTGAGCGACGAGGCGTTGGAGGAAAACGCCCGGATGCTGGAGACGGTGCTGGACGATTATGGCGTGAAGGGCGAGATCGTCAGCGTGCGCCCCGGCCCCGTTGTGACCATGTACGAACTGGAGCCGGCGCCGGGCCTGAAAGCCAGTCGTGTCATCGGCTTGGCGGACGATATCGCGCGGTCGATGTCGGCCCTGTCGGCGCGGGTCAGCACCGTGCCGGGCCGCTCGGTGATCGGGATCGAGCTGCCCAATGACAACCGCGAGATGGTCAGTTTCCGCGAGATCCTGTCGAGCCGCGACTATGGCGACGGCAACCAGAAGCTGCCGCTGGCGCTGGGCAAGGATATCGGCGGCGACCCGATGGTGGCGAACCTTGCCAAGATGCCTCACCTGCTGATCGCGGGGACGACGGGGTCGGGCAAGTCGGTGGCGATCAACACGATGATCCTGAGCCTGCTTTACAAGCTGACGCCCGAGGATCTGCGGATGGTGATGATCGACCCGAAGATGCTGGAACTGAGCGTATATGACGGGATTCCGCACTTGCTGAGCCCGGTGGTGACGGACCCGAAGAAGGCCGTGGTGGCGTTGAAATGGGTCGTGGCGGAAATGGAAGACCGCTATCGCAAGATGTCGAAGATGGGAGTGCGCAATATCGACGGCTACAACAGCCGGGTGGCCGATGCGCTGGCCAAGGGCGAGATGTTCAGCCGGACGGTGCAGACCGGGTTCGACGACGACACCGGCGAGCCGGTGTTCGAGACCGAGGAATTCGCGCCCGAGAAGATGCCCTTTATCGTGGTCATCGTCGACGAGATGGCTGACCTGATGATGGTTGCCGGCAAGGAGATCGAGGCCTGCATCCAGCGCCTCGCGCAGATGGCGCGGGCGTCGGGCATCCACCTGATCATGGCCACGCAGCGCCCGTCGGTGGACGTCATTACAGGGACGATCAAGGCGAACTTCCCCACCCGGATCAGCTTTCAGGTGACCAGCAAGATCGACAGCCGCACGATCCTTGGCGAGATGGGGGCCGAGCAGCTTCTGGGTATGGGTGACATGCTGTACATGGCGGGCGGCGGCAAGATTACCCGCAGTCACGGGCCCTTCGTGAGCGATGAAGAGGTCGAAGAGGTGGTGAATCACCTGAAGGCTTTCGGCCCGCCGGTCTATGTGGGTGGCGTGCAGGACGGCCCCGAGGACGACAAGGCCGACAAGATCGATGCGGTTCTGGGTCTGTCGACGGGCGGCAATACGGACGGCGAGGATGCCCTGTATGACCAGGCCGTTCAGATCGCCATCACCGACCGGAAATGCAGCACGTCCTATATCCAACGCAAGCTGGCCATCGGCTATAACAAGGCCGCGCGGCTGGTCGAGCAGATGGAGGAGGAAGGCGTCGTCAGTTCCGCCAACCATGTGGGCAAGCGCGAGATTCTGGTGCCGGAGCAATAA
- a CDS encoding outer membrane lipoprotein carrier protein LolA, whose product MRMVALALSMLLATPAMAQKLSLNEISQYLNSFSSATGEFTQINDDGTISTGQIYIKRPGRVRFEYNPPEQTLVVADGDTVGIIDPKSNTGGEAYPLDRTPLKIILQRNVDFGRARMVTGHSSDGKTTTVRAQDPAHPEYGNIELVFTGNPVELRQWVINDSGGSKTTVVLGDLTTGTQLGNDRFVIPGKDKFKRIDR is encoded by the coding sequence ATGCGCATGGTTGCCTTGGCTTTGAGTATGCTGCTGGCCACGCCGGCGATGGCCCAAAAGCTGTCGCTGAACGAGATTTCGCAATACCTGAACAGTTTCAGTTCGGCGACGGGCGAGTTCACCCAGATCAACGACGATGGCACGATCAGCACCGGGCAGATCTATATCAAGCGGCCCGGACGGGTACGGTTCGAGTACAATCCGCCGGAGCAGACGCTGGTGGTGGCCGATGGCGACACGGTGGGCATCATCGACCCCAAGTCCAATACCGGGGGTGAGGCCTATCCGCTGGATCGCACACCGCTGAAGATCATCCTGCAACGCAACGTGGATTTCGGTCGCGCGCGCATGGTCACCGGCCATAGCAGCGATGGCAAGACCACCACGGTGCGTGCGCAGGACCCAGCGCACCCGGAATACGGCAATATCGAGCTGGTGTTCACCGGCAACCCGGTGGAGCTGCGTCAGTGGGTGATCAACGACAGCGGCGGCAGCAAGACCACCGTGGTGCTGGGCGATCTGACAACGGGTACACAGCTGGGCAATGACAGGTTCGTCATTCCCGGCAAGGACAAGTTCAAGCGGATCGACAGGTAG
- a CDS encoding exopolysaccharide biosynthesis protein, with protein MAGDAETLLDEIDRLAEGEDSVSVKDVVDAIGGRGFGPIIFVTALLGASPLGGIPGVPTLFAILVILIAVQILLGRQSFWIPDRIGNRAVEDEKVTRSVGKARPVAKWMDRYFGHRLEALTGQPAQIAAACVVVGLSLMIPPLEVVPFAALIPFSAIALLGLAITVRDGVLMVVAFAASAGALFAAVNLFPS; from the coding sequence ATGGCCGGCGATGCCGAGACACTTCTGGATGAGATCGACCGGCTGGCCGAAGGCGAAGACAGCGTCTCGGTCAAGGATGTGGTCGATGCGATTGGCGGGCGCGGGTTTGGGCCAATTATCTTCGTGACGGCGCTGCTGGGCGCGTCGCCGCTGGGCGGGATCCCCGGAGTACCAACGCTTTTTGCCATTCTCGTGATCCTGATTGCCGTGCAGATCCTGCTGGGACGGCAAAGCTTCTGGATCCCCGACCGGATCGGCAACCGGGCGGTGGAGGATGAGAAGGTCACCCGCTCGGTCGGCAAGGCGCGTCCCGTGGCGAAGTGGATGGACCGGTATTTCGGGCACCGGTTGGAGGCGCTGACCGGGCAGCCGGCGCAGATCGCCGCCGCCTGCGTGGTCGTGGGCCTGTCCCTGATGATCCCGCCGCTGGAAGTGGTGCCGTTCGCGGCGCTGATCCCGTTTTCGGCCATTGCCCTGCTGGGGCTGGCGATCACGGTGCGGGACGGGGTGCTGATGGTGGTGGCCTTCGCTGCGAGCGCCGGCGCGCTGTTCGCGGCGGTAAACCTTTTCCCGTCATGA
- a CDS encoding gamma-glutamyltransferase family protein, whose product MRDFQRPGRSAVLATNGMCATSHPLAAQAAIDILKRGGNAMDAAIAGAVLLGICEPQMTGIGGDCFVLFTKPGSDDIHALNGSGRAPAAASAADLRARSLDTVPLHGPEAVTIPGAVDAFCHLSDTHGKLGLDALLAPAIHYAENGVPVAPRVANDWPSAGECLQGHGLTHFSNGGKPLQQGEIFRCPGQAEVLRRVARDGRDAFYKGEVADDILAALNAMGGVHTADDFAATACTPTDPISGSYSGIDLVEHPPNGQGATAILLLNILTQFDIAAMDPLGAQRAHIEAEATKLAYDARNRFMADSDHVARLGHMLSMDTARALAALIDPKKAMPSATTLSEAVHRDTIYITVVDRDRMAVSLIYSIFHGFGSGIASEKFGILLQNRGAGFTLEEGHPNEMAGGKRPMHTIIPGMLREGGRVTMPFGVMGGAYQANGHARFVSNLRDFGFSSQEAIDAPRCFPDAGELRVEKGYAPEVHQALADLGHNVVEPDEAIGGAQAIEIKENGVLEGGSDPRKDGCALGY is encoded by the coding sequence ATGCGCGATTTCCAACGCCCCGGCCGCTCGGCCGTTCTGGCCACGAATGGCATGTGCGCCACGTCGCACCCCCTGGCCGCACAGGCCGCCATCGACATTCTGAAACGCGGCGGCAACGCCATGGACGCGGCCATCGCCGGCGCCGTCCTCCTGGGGATCTGCGAGCCGCAGATGACCGGGATCGGCGGCGACTGCTTCGTTCTGTTTACGAAACCCGGCAGCGATGACATCCATGCGCTCAACGGCTCCGGCCGCGCGCCCGCCGCCGCCAGCGCCGCCGACCTGCGCGCCCGCAGCCTCGACACGGTACCCCTGCACGGCCCCGAGGCGGTCACCATTCCCGGCGCCGTCGACGCCTTCTGCCATTTGTCCGACACCCACGGCAAGCTGGGTCTCGATGCGCTTCTCGCCCCCGCCATCCACTATGCCGAGAACGGCGTGCCTGTCGCCCCGCGCGTCGCCAATGACTGGCCCAGTGCCGGTGAATGCCTGCAGGGTCACGGTCTCACCCATTTTTCGAACGGCGGCAAACCCCTGCAGCAAGGCGAGATCTTTCGCTGCCCCGGCCAGGCCGAGGTGCTGCGCCGCGTCGCCCGCGACGGGCGCGACGCGTTCTACAAGGGCGAAGTGGCCGACGACATATTGGCGGCCCTCAACGCCATGGGCGGCGTCCACACGGCGGACGATTTCGCCGCCACCGCCTGCACGCCGACGGATCCCATCAGCGGCAGCTATTCCGGCATCGACCTGGTCGAGCATCCGCCCAACGGCCAGGGCGCCACGGCGATCCTGCTGCTCAACATCCTAACGCAGTTCGACATCGCGGCGATGGATCCTCTCGGCGCCCAGCGCGCCCATATCGAAGCCGAGGCGACCAAGCTGGCCTATGACGCCCGCAACCGCTTCATGGCCGACAGCGATCATGTCGCGCGGCTGGGTCACATGCTGTCAATGGACACCGCCCGCGCGCTCGCCGCGCTCATCGATCCGAAAAAGGCCATGCCGTCCGCGACAACGCTCAGCGAGGCCGTGCACCGCGACACGATCTACATCACCGTGGTCGACCGCGACCGCATGGCGGTGTCGTTGATCTACTCCATCTTCCACGGCTTCGGCTCCGGCATCGCATCCGAAAAGTTCGGCATCCTTCTGCAAAATCGCGGTGCCGGTTTCACGCTGGAAGAGGGGCACCCCAATGAGATGGCCGGCGGCAAACGCCCCATGCACACGATCATCCCCGGCATGCTGCGCGAGGGTGGCCGCGTCACCATGCCGTTCGGCGTCATGGGCGGCGCGTATCAGGCCAACGGCCACGCGCGTTTCGTGTCCAATCTGCGCGATTTCGGCTTCTCCTCGCAGGAGGCGATCGATGCCCCCCGCTGCTTCCCCGATGCGGGCGAGTTGCGGGTCGAGAAGGGTTACGCCCCCGAGGTGCATCAGGCGCTGGCCGATCTGGGTCACAACGTCGTCGAACCCGACGAGGCCATCGGCGGCGCGCAGGCCATCGAAATCAAGGAAAACGGCGTGCTCGAAGGCGGCTCTGACCCGCGCAAGGACGGCTGCGCGCTGGGGTATTGA
- a CDS encoding aminotransferase class I/II-fold pyridoxal phosphate-dependent enzyme → MFPERFSNLPEYAFPRLRSLLDVHAPGGDVIHMTIGEPQHDFPGWIMDVIEKHAGEFRKYPVNEGIPALNTAFCDWVSRRYGVELSPDRHVMALNGTREGLYNAMMTLCPETKNGKQPIVLLPNPFYQVYMVAALSVGAEPMFLPATRETGFLPDFASLDADVLDRVTVAYLCSPSNPQGAVADAEYWQTLIGLAEKHDFKVFADECYSEIYRDTPPVGALEVAKNKGADPERVVAFHSLSKRSNLAGLRSGFVAAGPQSMKRIRQLRSYAGTPLPMPLQHAAAKVWADEKHVEVNRRLYQEKYALADEIFDGVAGYQGPEAGFFLWLPVEDGEAAALKLWKETGVRVLPGAYLAQEAGGHNPGKQYIRVAMVAPKKEVARGLTQLRDCLYN, encoded by the coding sequence ATGTTTCCCGAGCGGTTTTCGAACCTTCCGGAATATGCGTTTCCGCGTTTGCGGAGCCTTTTGGACGTGCACGCGCCCGGCGGTGATGTGATCCACATGACCATCGGCGAGCCGCAGCACGATTTCCCGGGCTGGATCATGGACGTGATCGAGAAGCACGCGGGCGAGTTCCGCAAGTACCCGGTGAACGAGGGTATTCCGGCGCTGAACACGGCGTTCTGTGACTGGGTTTCGCGGCGCTATGGCGTGGAGTTGAGCCCGGACCGGCACGTGATGGCGCTGAACGGCACGCGCGAGGGGCTGTACAACGCGATGATGACGCTGTGCCCCGAGACGAAGAACGGCAAGCAGCCGATCGTTCTGCTGCCGAACCCGTTTTACCAGGTTTACATGGTGGCCGCGCTCAGCGTGGGGGCCGAGCCGATGTTCCTGCCCGCGACGCGCGAGACCGGCTTTCTGCCCGATTTCGCCAGTCTGGACGCCGATGTGCTGGACCGGGTGACGGTGGCGTACCTGTGCTCACCGTCGAACCCGCAGGGCGCGGTGGCGGATGCGGAGTACTGGCAAACGCTGATCGGGCTGGCGGAAAAGCACGATTTCAAGGTCTTCGCCGACGAATGCTATTCCGAGATCTACCGCGACACGCCGCCCGTGGGCGCGCTGGAAGTCGCCAAGAATAAGGGCGCGGACCCCGAGCGGGTGGTGGCGTTTCACAGCCTGTCGAAGCGGTCGAACCTGGCCGGGTTGCGGTCGGGTTTCGTGGCGGCGGGGCCGCAGAGCATGAAGCGGATCCGGCAATTGCGCTCTTACGCGGGCACGCCCTTGCCGATGCCGTTGCAGCACGCGGCGGCCAAGGTCTGGGCGGACGAAAAGCACGTGGAGGTGAACCGCAGGCTTTACCAGGAAAAATACGCGCTGGCCGACGAAATCTTCGACGGCGTGGCAGGTTATCAGGGCCCCGAGGCGGGGTTTTTCCTGTGGCTGCCGGTCGAGGATGGCGAGGCGGCGGCGTTGAAGCTGTGGAAAGAGACAGGCGTGCGGGTGCTGCCCGGCGCGTATCTTGCACAGGAGGCCGGCGGGCATAACCCCGGCAAGCAATACATAAGGGTCGCGATGGTGGCCCCAAAGAAGGAGGTGGCACGCGGCCTGACGCAGCTGCGTGACTGTCTATATAATTAA
- a CDS encoding ATP-binding protein, with protein sequence MAATAPSDAGPLIALSSTATELEVRHMVEALGVALTDAGIDGDLRSSITLAVSEALNNVTEHAYAGRAPGEVHMTANLSDDRVLVTLYDSGRAMPGDALPPGHLPDSSGARADLPEGGFGWFLLHKLCLDLFYTRQAGRNTLRMTFPRYVAPEKS encoded by the coding sequence GTGGCCGCCACCGCCCCATCGGACGCAGGGCCGCTCATCGCGCTCTCGTCCACAGCGACGGAACTTGAAGTGCGCCATATGGTCGAGGCGCTCGGCGTGGCCTTGACCGATGCCGGGATTGACGGGGACCTGCGCAGCTCGATCACCCTCGCGGTCAGCGAGGCACTCAACAACGTCACCGAACATGCGTATGCGGGCCGTGCCCCGGGCGAGGTGCACATGACGGCCAATCTTTCTGACGACCGCGTGCTGGTCACACTGTACGATTCGGGCCGCGCCATGCCGGGCGACGCCCTGCCTCCGGGCCACCTGCCGGACAGCTCAGGCGCCCGCGCGGACCTGCCGGAAGGGGGATTCGGCTGGTTTCTCCTCCACAAGCTGTGCCTTGACCTTTTCTACACGCGCCAAGCGGGTCGCAACACGCTGCGCATGACCTTTCCGCGTTACGTGGCACCGGAAAAATCCTGA
- a CDS encoding amidase, whose product MNEWLTMSAAELGRGIEAGEIGPAALTEAYLEAIDAHPARDEIYSVVTHERARAEAQAAEARAKAGRRFGPLDGVPISWKDLFDSAGTATEAGTRLLKGRVPERDAEVLRNATAAGLVCLGKTHMSELAFSGLGLNPMTATPPNIHDPKLVPGGSSSGAAASVAHGLAACGIGSDTGGSVRIPSAWNDLVGFKTTSGRVSLDGVVPLCAKFDTVGPLGRSVEDCALMLAALEGGRAADLEGASLEGMRFAALQSVVFEDIRDEPRDAYFSALERLKAAGARIEEVDSPEAEQAMPLSAILFTSEAYGIWGDVISANPDKMFKPIRERFESGKEFRACDYVAGWNLLAALRIQWAERMKPYDAVLMPTAPNLPPEVDRLMTDDEYYVTENLLALRNTRVGNLMGLAAVNLPTGIPGCGLLMCGEAFGEERILRVAKAAETALA is encoded by the coding sequence ATGAACGAGTGGCTGACGATGAGTGCGGCGGAGCTGGGGCGCGGGATCGAGGCGGGCGAGATCGGGCCGGCGGCGCTGACGGAGGCGTATCTGGAGGCGATCGATGCGCATCCTGCACGGGACGAGATCTATTCGGTCGTCACCCATGAGCGCGCCCGGGCCGAGGCGCAGGCGGCCGAGGCACGGGCGAAAGCCGGGCGGCGGTTTGGGCCGCTGGATGGCGTGCCGATTAGCTGGAAGGATCTGTTCGACAGCGCGGGGACGGCAACGGAGGCGGGCACGCGGCTGTTGAAGGGCCGCGTGCCGGAGCGGGACGCCGAAGTGTTGCGCAACGCGACCGCTGCGGGGCTGGTCTGTCTGGGCAAGACGCATATGAGCGAGCTGGCGTTTTCGGGGCTGGGGCTGAACCCGATGACAGCGACGCCGCCGAATATCCACGACCCGAAGCTGGTGCCGGGGGGATCATCCTCGGGTGCGGCGGCGAGCGTGGCGCATGGGTTGGCGGCCTGCGGCATCGGGTCGGACACGGGCGGGTCGGTGCGGATCCCGTCGGCCTGGAACGATCTGGTGGGGTTCAAGACCACGTCGGGGCGCGTGTCGCTGGACGGGGTCGTGCCGCTCTGCGCGAAGTTCGACACGGTGGGGCCGCTGGGCCGCAGCGTGGAGGATTGCGCGCTGATGCTGGCGGCGCTTGAAGGTGGGCGGGCAGCGGACCTGGAAGGCGCGTCGCTGGAGGGGATGCGCTTTGCCGCGTTGCAGTCGGTGGTGTTCGAGGACATCCGGGACGAACCGCGTGATGCCTATTTCAGCGCGCTGGAGAGGTTGAAAGCCGCTGGCGCGAGGATCGAGGAGGTGGACTCGCCCGAGGCCGAGCAGGCGATGCCGTTGTCGGCGATCCTTTTCACGTCCGAGGCTTATGGCATTTGGGGCGACGTGATTTCGGCCAATCCGGACAAGATGTTCAAGCCGATCCGTGAGCGGTTCGAATCCGGCAAGGAATTTCGGGCTTGTGACTACGTCGCGGGCTGGAACCTGCTGGCGGCGCTGCGAATCCAGTGGGCCGAACGGATGAAACCCTATGACGCGGTGCTGATGCCGACTGCGCCGAACCTGCCGCCCGAGGTGGACCGACTGATGACCGACGACGAGTATTACGTGACCGAAAACCTGCTGGCGCTGCGCAACACGCGGGTGGGCAACCTGATGGGGCTGGCCGCTGTCAACTTGCCCACCGGAATCCCCGGTTGCGGGCTGCTGATGTGCGGCGAAGCTTTTGGCGAAGAGCGGATACTGCGGGTCGCCAAGGCGGCCGAGACGGCGTTGGCCTGA
- the hspQ gene encoding heat shock protein HspQ, which yields MLKTRAKYHLGQIVKHRKHPFRGVIFDVDPEFANTEEWYDSIPEESRPVKDQPFYHLLAENDQTYYVAYVSEQNLIADYSGEPVGHPDIPDLFGPFEDGQYPLHFQLN from the coding sequence ATGTTGAAGACGCGCGCAAAATATCACCTTGGTCAGATCGTGAAACACCGCAAACATCCGTTTCGCGGTGTGATTTTCGATGTGGACCCGGAATTCGCTAATACCGAGGAGTGGTACGACTCGATTCCCGAGGAAAGCCGCCCGGTGAAGGATCAGCCGTTTTACCACCTTCTGGCCGAGAACGATCAGACCTATTACGTGGCATATGTCAGCGAACAGAACCTGATCGCCGATTACTCGGGCGAGCCCGTGGGGCATCCGGATATCCCGGACCTGTTCGGTCCGTTCGAGGATGGTCAGTACCCGCTTCACTTCCAACTGAACTAA